The Leptospira noumeaensis genome includes the window TGCTAATTTTCATTACTACTGGGAACTCATCAAACAAGCAGCGAGTGCTCCCTATTTCTTAGATAAAATTAAGGTCTTTTTCAAACCGCCAGGTTGGTATCCAAGAGAAGGCACAAAACCTTCTGGATTTTTACCCATCCCGGAAGTCAGTCCCGAGTCCTTCCATAAGTACGATCCGAAACCAAACACCGAAGTAAGAGCTTATACAACCACTTGGTTTGTTCTGGTTCTCCTTTTGTCTTTTGCCTTCCTTCTCTTTGTGGGAAAATTCGCTTTGATTTCCCAAATCCTTGTGACCGTTTGGGTGACCCTTTCTTTACTCGCCATCAATGCCCTCATTGAAGGGAAATCCTGGGCCGGAGCCATGGAAATCACAAGGCTTCTGTTTGGATTTCTTGTCATTGGTTACTTTGATGTGGGCTGGGCCTACTATGCGATTGGGATTGTTTGCCTCCTTGTTGCAGGAATCTACCTCTACCGTACGAGCGGACAAAAAGCCCAAGCCGCTTAGCCGCCGTTTTCTCCGAAAGATCCGAACAAACTTCCTTCCTACCAGAAAGATTCTGGTAGGAATTTGTGATTTCCTAAAGTAAACACTGTTCTCTAAACATTTTCCTTACGGAAAAACGGATGACCTAAAAACCACTCTCAGTGTTATGTCACATAAATGCCATGAATGAGGCGGATTCACCGATCGTTCCCCTTGACCGAACGAGGCCCCGTGAGAATTTGGCATTGCACCATAGTTTTTGAGGCGAAATGAGATGAAGCGAAACCGAAGTTACTATATCATTCTAGTCCTAATCCTGTTTGTAGTGACCTACTCCGCCTATGCGGCCTACCAGAAGCAAAAAAATGGTCCTGTTTTTTTGGACAACCATGTCTTCCAACGTTATAACGAGCAGTGGGGACTTTGGGTCGACCTAAACGCCGAGAGAAAAAGCCTTCTCGAAAAAGCTTCCGAGTTTGGAATCCTAGCCCAAGAGGTGATGGAGATCAACAACCTAAAAGAAGCAGATCTAAAACGTTTGAAACGCTCTATATTTTTTCCTTACTCAGCAGAATACATGCGGGGACTCCAAGAAAAGGAACTCTTTCGCGAAACTGTTGAATCTCCCATTGACCAATTCATTTGGCCGGTTCTTCCCAATCACAAATCTCGAATTTCTTCTCGGATTGGAAGGCGTTGGAACACCTGGCATACGGGTTTAGACATTGCCATTCCTAAAAACTCCATTGTCCTTGCTGCTGCCGACGGGGTGGTGGAAGAAGCAAACCGAAGTGGTGACTATGGTTTGGCAGTCAAAATTTACCACCATGACATGAACCACTTTCATACCGTTTATGGACACAACCAAGAGTTACTTGTGAAACCTGGCGATGTAGTTCGTAAAGGACAAATCATTGCATTCTCTGGAAATACAGGGAAGTCAACTGGTCCTCATGTTCACTTTGAAGTTCGATTCCATAACGTGTACCTCAATCCAGAAAACTTTCTCACTCCGTATGAAGAAGGTGTTGCCACAAG containing:
- a CDS encoding M23 family metallopeptidase, which gives rise to MKRNRSYYIILVLILFVVTYSAYAAYQKQKNGPVFLDNHVFQRYNEQWGLWVDLNAERKSLLEKASEFGILAQEVMEINNLKEADLKRLKRSIFFPYSAEYMRGLQEKELFRETVESPIDQFIWPVLPNHKSRISSRIGRRWNTWHTGLDIAIPKNSIVLAAADGVVEEANRSGDYGLAVKIYHHDMNHFHTVYGHNQELLVKPGDVVRKGQIIAFSGNTGKSTGPHVHFEVRFHNVYLNPENFLTPYEEGVATSIVGFAD